CCGCGAGAACAAACGCTTCTACACCCAGGACCTGGGGATGCGCCTGGTCAAGCGCAGCGTTAATCAGGACGACGTCAGCGCCTATCACCTGTTCTACGCCGACAAGGTGGGCACCCCTGGCACGGACCTGACCTTTTTCGACTGGCCGGTGGGCCGCGAGGGCCGGGGGGGCCGCAGCGTCACCCGCACCGCCCTGCGCGTCCGGGACGAGCCGAGCCTGCGCTACTGGCAGGAGCGTTTCCAGCACCTGGGGACTGCGCACGGCGAGATCACCGAACTCGACGGGCGGCCCACCCTGACTTTTGAGGACCCGGAAGGCCAGCGCCTCGCCCTGGTGGCGGACGGTGGGGCGGGTGACCCGCCGGTGCCGTGGGAGGACAGCCCGGTCCCCGCCGAACACCAGCTGCGCGGCCTGGGGCCGATCACCATGACCGTCCAGACCCTGGCCAACACTGACCGGGCGCTGCAACAGGTGATGCACCTGCGCCCGGTGCGCACGTACCCTGACCCCACCAGCCCGGCGCACACCGTGCATGTCTACGAGATGGGCGCGGGCGGCCCCCACGCCGAGCTGCATGTGGCCGTGCGGCCCGATCTGCCCCCGGCGCGGCCCGGCGCGGGCGGGGTGCATCACGTCGCCTTCCGCACGCCCAACGATCAGGAGTACCACGCCTGGAACGACCACCTCAACCACTTCGGCCTGCAAAGCAGCGGCGAGGTCGACCGCTACTACTTCCGCAGCCTGTACTTCCGCGAGCCGGGGGGCGTGCTGTTCGAGATCGCCACCGACGGCCCCGGCTTTGGCGTGGACGAGGATCCGGCCACCCTGGGCGAGAAAGTGATCCTGCCCCCCCGCTTCGAGGCCAGGCGGGCGCAGATTCTGGCGGGCCTCAAGCCCATCGACTGACGCGGTGGTCCACGGGTCACCGCCAGCGTCCGGAACCGGGTTCCTGGTCTGGGCACGCGCAGAGCAACGGCCCTCTGTTCATGCAGCTGTTTGCCCGGGACATGGCCACGCCCTGTCGGGATCTGCCCGATCAGGTGCGACCAGAAGACCGCGTCGCCCTGGACCGGCTGCCGAGACTGTCCGAGCGACGCCATCGGGTTTTTTGGCTGTTCCTCCCAGTCGGGTTGAAACAAGTCACCAAACCACATTCCGGATCAGCTGGGGCAGTCCGCAGGGGGGTTCGTCAGGCCCCTGTGCCCCCGGCCCGCTTCAGAAATGCCTGGACCAGGGCGCTCAGCAGGTGCGGCAGGGTAGTGAAACTGTACGGGGCGTGTGCGCGTTCGAGCCACTGGTGATAGTCACGCCCCCACGGCCCCAGGTTGATGCAGGGCAAGCCCGCCGGCGGCGCGTGAATATGCGCTGCGGCGACAGGGGTGTTCGCGTTCACCACCTGAATATCGGCCGGGTCGGCCTGCCCAAACCAGCTCATGTCACTGATGCCAGTGAACACCGGGCGCTCCACGATGTGGACTCCGAGCCGGGTGCCCTGTTCACGAAGGGTGTCGCGGACGAGATCAAGCGCGGCTGCCACGGCAGGTTCGCCGGTCTTCAGCGTGGTGTTTGGATAATGCAATGAGGCAAAGCCCAGGACAGCCGCCGGTCCGAGCAGCCCCGACGCGTCCCACAACCAGGCGGTCAGGTGTGCGCTGCGGGTCGGGTGGTCGAGGTGAGGCCCAAGGGTCAGCTCGAACCTGGCATACGCCTCATCGAAATCCGGGGTGTTGGTTCTGGCCTGATCCAGCACCTGCGCAAACGTCAGGACCAGGGGAGTGGCCCCGTGGGCGGCACTCTTAAAACTGCCCAGGGCTTCGGCCCGGTTCCGGAGGGTCCGCAGGGCGTCGTCCAGGGCGGTTCGCGCCACCGCCGTGGAATGGTCCAGCACCGCCTGCGCTCCCATGCCGTGTGTCAGGGCATTGACGCACAGCCACGCCCGGGCAGGTGTGGTCACGTCATAGGCCGTCTTCAAGTCCTGCTGCTTCAGAATGGTGGGCGGGGTTCCCGTGAGGCCGTCACTGTGGTCGGTGAGGGCCGGATTGAATTCGAAGGCGCGTGCCAGTTCACTGGTCAGGAAATTGGCGTTCACTCCGTCCAGGGCGTAGCCTGCGTGGGTGTCCACCCCCACCACGAAGGCGGAGATGAGCAGCTTCCCGACGGTGCCTGTGTAGACCGCCTGCCCCTCGCTGCCGTCACCGTTGTCGCCGGTCGCGTCCAGGTTGATGACCAGCCGCAGGGCCCACCCCTCGCGTTCCGCCCGGTCGCGCAGGGTGGCGGACGCCCAGCGCGCCCCATGTGAACTCACTTCCTCATCCGCCACAGCCAGGAACAGCACATTGCCCGTTCGGTGGTCCTGGCCGGCAAACTCGGCGAGCGCGGCCATGCCGGCAGCCAGACCAGATTTCATGTCCAGCACGCCGCGTCCGGGAAGAAATTCACCACTCTCGAGGTCCTGCAGGGCGCGCTGTTCCGCGGCGCTGCGGGCGTTCACGCGCAGATCGGCAATCAGGCGCGGCAGCAGGGCCTCTGGGTCAAAGGCGACGTCGGCGTGGGGGCCATAGTTCGCCACCGACACGACGTCGTAGTGCCCGGTCAGAACGACCGTGTCGGGGCCAGCCCCGCGCACCAGGGCATAGACGTTGCGGCGTCCAAGCGGATCGTTGTCAATCTTTTCGGTCCACAGGTCATGCGGATTGCTCTGAAAGTAGGGCAGGCGCCCGAGGATGCTCAAGAGGGTCTCCGGAAAGGCCACCTCGCCCGGGGACTGGGTCACACTCGCGGCATTGACGAGTTCGATGGTGAGGTCACGCGCAGAAAATTCGGCAGACACGACCGACAGCATAGCCGCCGTCTCGGCCTCCCAGGCTTTCACCTGCCGAGCCGTACGCCGGGCTGGGTCAACGCTGGGGACAGAAAATTCCGCACATTTGCCGTTGGAGAGTCAGCCGGCTGGCCAGCGCAGCATCAGCAGCGGCGCACTGAGAGTCGTGGCCTGGCAGCCTCTGGGCGAGGGGTCAGGAAGGGGCTGGATGGAGGCCCGGCCAGGGGGCGGCCATCCGCCATCAGGCGCTGTGGAGTCCGGGAGACCACCTCGTCCGGAAGACGCCCGGATCGCCCACACTCCACCGCCTTCAAGTGCTTGTGCCCCCACGTCACAACCGGACACGCGGTGGACGAACCTTCAGTCCATTGGGCGCGTCCTCCCCCCAGGCGCTGAAGGCCTGGACCTCAAGGACGCGGCCCAGGTCCGCGGTGATGCGCTCCGGGGCCTGCCGAAAGTGCTGCCGATCTGTACGTGGGGCACCTGCTGATCTTCACGGCGCCGTGGCCGGCCAAAGCGCCAATCGCTCGCTCTGTCTCCGGTCTACACAGAAGATTCAGGAAAACCCCAGTCTGGTCTTCGTGCCGTGCTTCCAGGAAAGGAATGGGCAGCCCCCTCGGTGGTCCTGGCCACCGGGATCGCGTGATCTGCCCCCGAGTCGTGCGGGGTTTCCAGAAGCCTGCGTGGATTACCGGGGCGCCTGCCCGCTCCAGGCCCGCTGAAGCAATTCGCGCAGGGCCTCGCGTTCCAGGGGGGTGGGATTCGCATAAGGGTTTTGAAGCGCGAGCGTGGTGGCCTCGTCCAGACCCGCTTCCGGCAGGCCGAGGTTCTTCAGGGCAGACTCAATGCCGAGGCGGCGATTCAGTTCGGCAACGAGTTGCGGCGCATTCCGACCAGTCGGGTCTGGGCCGCCTTCATCCGGGCGGCCCAGCGCGCGGGCGATACGGTTCATGGCCTCAGGTGCGGCCTGGGCGTTGTAGGCGAGGGTGTGCGGCAGCAACGCGGCGTGCAGTTCGGCGTGGGGCAGGATGAAGGTGCCGCCCAGCACATGCGCCAGCTTGTGATGCAGCGCCATGTCCACGCTCCCCAGCACGCTGCCCGCCAGCCACGCCCCGGAAAGGGCCTGCGAACGGGCCTCCAGATCCTGCGGACTGTGCCGGATACGGGGCAGGCTCTGGCCCAGCGCACGGATGGCCTCCTCGGCCAGCACGGACACCAGCGGGTTGCCGTTGTGGGCGTACAGGGCCTCAGCGGCGTGCGCCAGGGCGTTCATTCCGCTGCTGGCACTGACGGCGGGGGGCAGGGTCAGCGTCAGCTCCACGTCGTAGATGACGGTCTT
The genomic region above belongs to Deinococcus radiopugnans ATCC 19172 and contains:
- a CDS encoding maleylacetate reductase; the encoded protein is MANHPFTYQPLPVRVVFGPGRRQQLAAEAQRLGLKRVLVLSTPGQANTAEHLAALLGGLAAGTFSGATMHTPTDVTEQALRVVHDLNADGVVAIGGGSATGLSKAIARRTGLPQIILPTTYAGSEMTPVLGETSGGRKTVIRDQAVLPKTVIYDVELTLTLPPAVSASSGMNALAHAAEALYAHNGNPLVSVLAEEAIRALGQSLPRIRHSPQDLEARSQALSGAWLAGSVLGSVDMALHHKLAHVLGGTFILPHAELHAALLPHTLAYNAQAAPEAMNRIARALGRPDEGGPDPTGRNAPQLVAELNRRLGIESALKNLGLPEAGLDEATTLALQNPYANPTPLEREALRELLQRAWSGQAPR
- a CDS encoding M20/M25/M40 family metallo-hydrolase — translated: MSAEFSARDLTIELVNAASVTQSPGEVAFPETLLSILGRLPYFQSNPHDLWTEKIDNDPLGRRNVYALVRGAGPDTVVLTGHYDVVSVANYGPHADVAFDPEALLPRLIADLRVNARSAAEQRALQDLESGEFLPGRGVLDMKSGLAAGMAALAEFAGQDHRTGNVLFLAVADEEVSSHGARWASATLRDRAEREGWALRLVINLDATGDNGDGSEGQAVYTGTVGKLLISAFVVGVDTHAGYALDGVNANFLTSELARAFEFNPALTDHSDGLTGTPPTILKQQDLKTAYDVTTPARAWLCVNALTHGMGAQAVLDHSTAVARTALDDALRTLRNRAEALGSFKSAAHGATPLVLTFAQVLDQARTNTPDFDEAYARFELTLGPHLDHPTRSAHLTAWLWDASGLLGPAAVLGFASLHYPNTTLKTGEPAVAAALDLVRDTLREQGTRLGVHIVERPVFTGISDMSWFGQADPADIQVVNANTPVAAAHIHAPPAGLPCINLGPWGRDYHQWLERAHAPYSFTTLPHLLSALVQAFLKRAGGTGA
- a CDS encoding ring-cleaving dioxygenase, which translates into the protein MSSTDLQLTGIHHLTAVSADIRENKRFYTQDLGMRLVKRSVNQDDVSAYHLFYADKVGTPGTDLTFFDWPVGREGRGGRSVTRTALRVRDEPSLRYWQERFQHLGTAHGEITELDGRPTLTFEDPEGQRLALVADGGAGDPPVPWEDSPVPAEHQLRGLGPITMTVQTLANTDRALQQVMHLRPVRTYPDPTSPAHTVHVYEMGAGGPHAELHVAVRPDLPPARPGAGGVHHVAFRTPNDQEYHAWNDHLNHFGLQSSGEVDRYYFRSLYFREPGGVLFEIATDGPGFGVDEDPATLGEKVILPPRFEARRAQILAGLKPID